The sequence below is a genomic window from Perca fluviatilis chromosome 13, GENO_Pfluv_1.0, whole genome shotgun sequence.
GACGATTGACTCGTGCAGCACGTTCATCTGCAGAGTTGAGGGTCACATTCAGAGTAGTGTTTGCAGCTTCTTTCTGTTTACAAATGGGACTCTTTTCAGTTGCATTCACCTAGAATTCGTAGTATCAGAACCAATCTATTTGTTCCACTAAATCAGTCACAGACATTTCAGTCACAACAAATCCATGGGTATCATAACCGTAAATAGCATTTACTGTACACATAACAGTTTTGTCCTCTTTACCGTGGCTTAATTTGACCACTAAGTGGGTTTCTCACAGTCTGGCTCCACCCCCTTCCAGCTCCAGCCCCATCTTGCCCTCAGTGGCCTCCTGACATGATGTCTGGAGCTCAGGCGGACTGAGAGGATGGTGGACTTCAATCATCAGCTCGTAGATCAGTGTTCCCAGCAGCGCCCCAACACAGGGAGCCACTATTGGCACCCACCACCAACCACCTCCAGCCCTGTAAAGACAGTAGTGTTAATACATTAATGTGGGGCAACAAAGTGCAACCTTCACGGTTTAAACAGACAGATGAGTCAAACTACTAACTTGAAAACATCCACTCCCCAGCCAGCGATGTACGTGAACAGTCGAGGTCCAAAATCTCTGGCCGGGTTGAGGGCGTAGCCGCTGTTGGAGCCCATCGAGATGCCAATAACCAGCACTGCTGCTCCCACCAGTACGGGCTGAAGACCATCAGGGAGGGAGCTGTTCCTCTGGTCCCCGAGAGccaggacacacagcagcagcgcAGCCGTGCTTATCACCTGGATGACATGGGAATTGTTACGTATATGCAGAGAGGTGTGCACATCCTGTCCTATATTTAGGCCAGGAGCAGAACAGCAGACTGAATGAAGGAAAAAACAGTGTTAATTGACTCTGATGTGAGCGACAGGACCTGACCTGGTCCACGACCCCTCCCCACATACTGAGGTAGTCGGCTGGGTAGGTGGCGAATATTCCTGCCGTGGCAGTGGAGCCCGTCACTGTCAGCTCTCCTCCGCTGTACGCCTGGATGGCATCTGCAAACATTTCATCATACATGCGAAAACACATGTGCCATTACCAGACTTAATTATACTAAACATTTAAGTCTTgtgatattatatattattataaacctcatgaaaagaccaaaaccaacaactgACTGGTTCTACTAACAAGTATGGTCTGTGTAGCCAAAGCTTGATATAGCCTGTTCCtctcaaaaactattaaaaacacaatgatCCACAACATTGAACTCCTTCACCACGATGAACACAAGTTAATCCTACTGTAGTATCTGGACTTCTAACGGACTTTTTATAAACTTTGTCTTAAGTTTTTGGTAACAAAGAAACTCATATGAACTTTAGCTTACATTCACTGGACACTTCTccggaaacatctggaaagcgTTATCAGTGGGGCCCTAGAATTAGGGATGCTcttgttggcttggttccaaAAGGATGATAGCCATTGGTCAATTATTGATCCCACCCTAAGTTATGAAGACTAGATATACCATGTGTTAACAACAGAATCtcagagtgacttttgagaatctgggaaGCTGTCGCTCTCCGAGCTCTTCAGGGCTTGTACATTGATGCTGAAttatttgatgtaaataaacctttataatcaagaaacagtgtcagcAGATTCCTAACCACACAGCAACGCACATCGTTACTACATACACTACACTACAACTGGAGCACCACGTGTGTATTAATTcactgctgaaaatagtcccccaACAAATGTAGCCTACTATTTGCTTTAATTTTAGTAACATTTGCTAAACACTACTGTTACTGCATAGTTGAAAACTCACCGTAGTACTGCAGGCTAACCGTGGCTGCAGCCAGAAAGCTTCCGAGCACTTGGAATAAGATGTAGA
It includes:
- the aqp10b gene encoding aquaporin-10b isoform X2, coding for MKGQTLLSQADSEVLCGSDPPDDRVPPLKAHLRPDGAEETSGMERLLRKCQIRNQLVRECMAECLGVYVLILFGCGSVAQVTTTKDKKGAHLNPAVSLSLCVLGRHPWIKLPFYILFQVLGSFLAAATVSLQYYDAIQAYSGGELTVTGSTATAGIFATYPADYLSMWGGVVDQVISTAALLLCVLALGDQRNSSLPDGLQPVLVGAAVLVIGISMGSNSGYALNPARDFGPRLFTYIAGWGVDVFKAGGGWWWVPIVAPCVGALLGTLIYELMIEVHHPLSPPELQTSCQEATEGKMGLELEGGGARL
- the aqp10b gene encoding aquaporin-10b isoform X1, whose protein sequence is MKGQTLLSQADSEVLCGSDPPDDRVPPLKAHLRPDGAEETSGMERLLRKCQIRNQLVRECMAECLGVYVLILFGCGSVAQVTTTKDKKGQYLSINLGFALGVTFGVFVSRGVSGAHLNPAVSLSLCVLGRHPWIKLPFYILFQVLGSFLAAATVSLQYYDAIQAYSGGELTVTGSTATAGIFATYPADYLSMWGGVVDQVISTAALLLCVLALGDQRNSSLPDGLQPVLVGAAVLVIGISMGSNSGYALNPARDFGPRLFTYIAGWGVDVFKAGGGWWWVPIVAPCVGALLGTLIYELMIEVHHPLSPPELQTSCQEATEGKMGLELEGGGARL